The Catenuloplanes niger genome includes a window with the following:
- a CDS encoding ABC transporter ATP-binding protein, whose amino-acid sequence MIQLNNVSRTFHGRRGTVEALRGINLHIREGEFVAIVGRSGCGKSTLLRLIAGLLPVTDGNIVVGGTAVTKARRETAMQFQRPALLPWRTVLGNVLFPVEIFGWKKRQHVERARQLLATVGLEGFENTMPHELSGGMQQRVSLCRSLIQSPKVMLMDEPFSALDALTREEMSVELQRIHMEERTTTVFVTHSIDEAVLLADRVIVLSPRPGRIKEIVEIDVPRPRSLGPSPYLETLAGHQARLHELLMHKDEPIAA is encoded by the coding sequence ATGATCCAGCTCAACAACGTCTCCCGGACGTTCCACGGACGCCGCGGCACCGTGGAGGCGCTGCGGGGCATCAATCTGCACATCCGCGAGGGTGAGTTCGTCGCGATCGTGGGCCGGTCCGGCTGCGGCAAGTCCACATTGCTCCGGCTGATCGCCGGGTTGCTCCCGGTGACGGACGGCAACATCGTCGTCGGCGGCACCGCCGTCACCAAGGCCCGGCGGGAGACCGCCATGCAGTTCCAGCGTCCCGCGCTGCTGCCGTGGCGTACCGTGCTGGGCAACGTGCTGTTCCCGGTGGAGATCTTCGGTTGGAAGAAGCGCCAGCACGTCGAGCGCGCCCGCCAGCTGCTCGCCACCGTGGGCCTCGAAGGCTTCGAGAACACCATGCCGCACGAGCTGTCCGGCGGCATGCAGCAGCGCGTCTCGCTGTGCCGGTCGCTGATCCAGTCACCCAAGGTGATGCTGATGGACGAGCCGTTCTCCGCGCTCGACGCGCTCACCCGCGAGGAGATGAGCGTCGAGCTGCAGCGCATCCACATGGAGGAGCGCACCACCACGGTCTTCGTCACCCACTCGATCGACGAGGCGGTGCTGCTGGCCGACCGGGTGATCGTGCTCAGTCCGCGACCCGGCCGGATCAAGGAGATCGTCGAGATCGACGTCCCCCGCCCGCGGTCGCTCGGCCCGAGCCCGTACCTGGAGACGCTGGCCGGGCACCAGGCCCGCCTGCACGAGCTGCTGATGCACAAGGACGAGCCGATCGCGGCCTGA
- a CDS encoding ABC transporter substrate-binding protein, translated as MTYLTAFNTFGREGYAYVAKEKGFFEEVGLDVDIQVGTGSGENMTALQSGAAQFAPVDSTGYMLQKANGRTEGITAVAAVQQRSMVGIMTLDDKGITTPKDLEGKKLGDQNGATTSILFPLYAQLAGFDHTKVKIIPTEAGALGPALGQGRVDAIGQFVVGQPLIEKAAGGGTRKAVSLAFSDVITDLYGHFLLTSDQIANEQPEMAQKFATALLKGMDYSINNPQEAADILAKAVPETDVEVAAAEMVIMKPYTIGDAPKLGVVDADRVAKVIAILEGAGAIPAGKTPADFVKVDLAPKA; from the coding sequence GTGACGTATCTAACAGCGTTCAACACGTTCGGCCGTGAGGGCTACGCGTACGTCGCGAAGGAGAAGGGCTTCTTCGAGGAGGTCGGCCTCGACGTCGACATCCAGGTCGGCACCGGCTCCGGCGAGAACATGACCGCGCTGCAGTCCGGCGCCGCGCAGTTCGCGCCGGTGGACTCGACCGGTTACATGCTGCAGAAGGCGAACGGCAGGACCGAGGGCATCACCGCGGTCGCCGCGGTGCAGCAGCGCTCGATGGTCGGCATCATGACCCTCGACGACAAGGGCATCACCACGCCGAAGGACCTCGAGGGCAAGAAGCTCGGCGACCAGAACGGCGCCACCACGTCGATCCTGTTCCCGCTGTACGCGCAGCTGGCCGGCTTCGACCACACCAAGGTGAAGATCATCCCGACCGAGGCCGGCGCGCTCGGCCCGGCGCTGGGCCAGGGCCGGGTCGACGCGATCGGCCAGTTCGTCGTGGGTCAGCCGCTGATCGAGAAGGCGGCCGGCGGTGGCACCCGCAAGGCGGTCTCGCTGGCGTTCTCCGACGTGATCACCGACCTCTACGGTCACTTCCTGCTCACCTCGGACCAGATCGCGAACGAGCAGCCGGAGATGGCGCAGAAGTTCGCGACCGCGCTGCTCAAGGGCATGGACTACTCGATCAACAACCCGCAGGAGGCGGCCGACATCCTGGCCAAGGCCGTGCCGGAGACGGACGTCGAGGTCGCCGCGGCCGAGATGGTCATCATGAAGCCGTACACCATCGGTGACGCGCCGAAGCTGGGCGTCGTCGACGCGGACCGGGTGGCCAAGGTCATCGCGATCCTGGAGGGCGCGGGTGCGATCCCGGCCGGCAAGACCCCGGCGGACTTCGTGAAGGTCGATCTGGCTCCCAAGGCCTGA